The Candidatus Saccharibacteria bacterium RAAC3_TM7_1 nucleotide sequence ACTCAATATTTTGAGGCTTGGCAGGCAGATTGGCTGTTTTGTTTGAAGAGTTGTCATAAAATACTTGCTTTAATAATTAAAGTACTCTATACTTAAAAGTACTACATAAATCATAGCACTAAAGAATAGGAGAGTCAATATGAATATAACGATTATTGGAAATGGCAACATGGCGAAAGGTATCGCTACTCGCCTCGTCAGTGGCGGACACAAGGTTACGATTCACGCCCACGACGAGGCCAAAGGTAATGAACTAGTCGCCCACCTAAAGACGGTCAACCCGTCAGCCGACGTTAGCGTCGCCACAGTCGGCAGCAGCGTCGATGATATCGCCATCCTTGCTACCCCCTATACCGAGACCGAGACTATCGCCAAGCAGTACGACGGATTTGCGGGCAAGACCGTCATTGATATTACTAATCCGGTTGATTTCAATACGTTCCAGCTCATCCCAGAGCCTGGCCAGTCCGGCGCCGAGGAGATTGCTAAACTACTTCCCCAAGCTACGGTGGTCAAAGCTTTCAATACTACCCTGGCCGGAGCGCTTGAGGCTGGTAAAATTGATGGCAAAGAGCTCGATGTATTTATCGCTGGTGACGACGAAACTGCTAAAAAGCAAGTTAGCGAACTGATCAAAAACAGTGGCATGCGCCCTATTGACGTTGGCCCGCTGGCTAATGCTCGACACCTGGAAGGCTTCGGCTTAATCCAAATGGCAGTGCAGGATCAAATCGGCACCAACTGGATGAGCTCGCTTAAGTTTCTTGGGTAATAAGCCTGCTCAACAGATTGTGAAAAACCGGACTGCATGTCCGGTTTTTTCGTAGTGCAGGCTAATCACCTGAACGATGCATTGCCCTGGTCGACTAGTCAATAGGGATACGAGGAATGATCTTTCCTATCCAAGCCGGAAGCCACCAAGCCTTCTTGCCCATCAGGCGCATCACTGCCGGAACAATCGTCATCCTCACCAGGAACGCGTCAATAAAGACACCGACCGCCAGCGCGAAACCGAGTGCTTGGACGACGCTATTGTCGTTTGTAATAAAGCCAGCGAAGACTGCGACCATGATCAGCGCCGCTGCCGTCACGACTTTACTCCCATGGCTGAAGCCGTTTATGATGGCCTTTTGAGGATCGTCCGTATGCTCATGCGCTTCACGTA carries:
- a CDS encoding Oxidoreductase (RAAC3_TM7_1_916) — encoded protein: MNITIIGNGNMAKGIATRLVSGGHKVTIHAHDEAKGNELVAHLKTVNPSADVSVATVGSSVDDIAILATPYTETETIAKQYDGFAGKTVIDITNPVDFNTFQLIPEPGQSGAEEIAKLLPQATVVKAFNTTLAGALEAGKIDGKELDVFIAGDDETAKKQVSELIKNSGMRPIDVGPLANARHLEGFGLIQMAVQDQIGTNWMSSLKFLG